The Amylolactobacillus amylophilus DSM 20533 = JCM 1125 genome contains a region encoding:
- the erm(B) gene encoding 23S rRNA (adenine(2058)-N(6))-methyltransferase Erm(B): protein MNKNIKYSQNFLTSEKVLNQIIKQLNLKETDTVYEIGTGKGHLTTKLAKISKQVTSIELDSHLFNLSSEKLKLNIRVTLIHQDILQFQFPNKQRYKIVGNIPYHLSTQIIKKVVFESHASDIYLIVEEGFYKRTLDIHRTLGLLLHTQVSIQQLLKLPAECFHPKPKVNSVLIKLTRHTTDVPDKYWKLYTYFVSKWVNREYRQLFTKNQFHQAMKHAKVNNLSTVTYEQVLSIFNSYLLFNGRK, encoded by the coding sequence ATGAACAAAAATATAAAATATTCTCAAAACTTTTTAACGAGTGAAAAAGTACTCAACCAAATAATAAAACAATTGAATTTAAAAGAAACCGATACCGTTTACGAAATTGGAACAGGTAAAGGGCATTTAACGACGAAACTGGCTAAAATAAGTAAACAGGTAACGTCTATTGAATTAGACAGTCATCTATTCAACTTATCGTCAGAAAAATTAAAACTGAACATTCGTGTCACTTTAATTCACCAAGATATTCTACAGTTTCAATTCCCTAACAAACAGAGGTATAAAATTGTTGGGAATATTCCTTACCATTTAAGCACACAAATTATTAAAAAAGTGGTTTTTGAAAGCCATGCGTCTGACATCTATCTGATTGTTGAAGAAGGATTCTACAAGCGTACCTTGGATATTCACCGAACACTAGGGTTGCTCTTGCACACTCAAGTCTCGATTCAGCAATTGCTTAAGCTGCCAGCGGAATGCTTTCATCCTAAACCAAAAGTAAACAGTGTCTTAATAAAACTTACCCGCCATACCACAGATGTTCCAGATAAATATTGGAAGCTATATACGTACTTTGTTTCAAAATGGGTCAATCGAGAATATCGTCAACTGTTTACTAAAAATCAGTTTCATCAAGCAATGAAACACGCCAAAGTAAACAATTTAAGTACCGTTACTTATGAGCAAGTATTGTCTATTTTTAATAGTTATCTATTATTTAACGGGAGGAAATAA
- a CDS encoding 23S rRNA methyltransferase attenuation leader peptide, which translates to MLVFKMRNVDKTSTVLKQTKNSDYADK; encoded by the coding sequence ATGTTGGTATTCAAAATGCGTAATGTAGATAAAACATCTACTGTTTTGAAACAGACTAAAAACAGTGATTACGCAGATAAATAA